In Finegoldia magna ATCC 53516, a genomic segment contains:
- a CDS encoding ferritin family protein: MNITQKDMKILLKSQQGELDVVLMYRALADTVKDANDQETFRKLATEEGHHASVFHKLTKENLKPKKTKAIIIPLLYKIIGKKKLYKLIANGEYNAANTYAPVAEKFPEIESVKNDEKRHGDIVNSLIKN; the protein is encoded by the coding sequence ATGAATATAACACAAAAAGATATGAAAATACTATTGAAATCTCAACAAGGCGAATTGGATGTTGTGTTAATGTATCGTGCACTTGCAGATACTGTAAAGGATGCAAATGACCAAGAAACTTTTCGTAAGCTTGCTACAGAAGAAGGTCATCATGCATCGGTATTCCACAAGCTTACAAAAGAAAATTTGAAACCTAAAAAAACCAAGGCGATAATTATTCCTTTGCTTTATAAGATAATAGGAAAGAAAAAATTATATAAACTAATTGCAAACGGTGAATACAATGCTGCTAATACCTATGCACCAGTTGCTGAAAAATTTCCAGAAATAGAAAGTGTCAAAAACGATGAAAAAAGACACGGTGATATTGTAAACTCATTAATTAAGAATTAA
- a CDS encoding ABC transporter ATP-binding protein, translated as MITFENVTKKYDRKIALDNLNLTINSGEIFGLIGHNGAGKSTTIKSLVGVIKPEEGTIKIDGVDVRENPMEAKKKIGYVSDSPDMFLKMTPYEFWRFVGTIYEIEENKFNATCKMLSEKFDLTEFFQPIESFSHGMRQKVFVIAALLSDPDVWVLDEPLTGLDPQSSYNLKEMMREHANKGNTVLFSTHILEIAEKLCDRIGILQKGKLIFLGTVQELKDLHPNQSLEEIYLEMIKSHDEVPNEQD; from the coding sequence ATGATTACTTTTGAGAATGTGACAAAAAAATACGACAGAAAAATTGCTTTGGACAATTTGAATCTTACAATTAACAGCGGAGAAATCTTCGGTCTTATCGGCCATAACGGAGCTGGTAAATCAACTACGATAAAATCTTTGGTTGGTGTTATAAAACCTGAAGAAGGTACTATCAAGATCGATGGCGTCGATGTAAGAGAAAATCCAATGGAAGCTAAGAAAAAAATCGGATACGTGTCTGACAGTCCTGATATGTTTTTGAAGATGACTCCTTACGAATTTTGGAGATTTGTCGGAACGATTTATGAAATTGAAGAAAACAAATTCAACGCTACTTGCAAGATGCTTTCTGAAAAATTTGATTTGACAGAATTTTTCCAACCTATCGAGTCTTTTTCACATGGTATGAGACAAAAAGTTTTCGTAATAGCTGCTCTATTATCTGATCCAGACGTGTGGGTATTGGACGAGCCGTTGACTGGACTTGACCCACAAAGCTCTTACAATTTGAAAGAAATGATGAGAGAACACGCCAACAAAGGAAATACTGTTTTGTTCTCCACTCATATTTTGGAAATTGCAGAAAAACTTTGCGACAGAATCGGAATTTTGCAAAAAGGAAAACTTATATTCTTGGGTACTGTTCAAGAATTAAAAGACTTGCATCCAAATCAATCCTTGGAAGAAATTTATCTTGAAATGATAAAATCACACGATGAGGTTCCAAATGAACAAGACTAA
- a CDS encoding GNAT family N-acetyltransferase produces MNTITVNENIKLIPYFENYDTTLKWYEDKDVCKQVDNIDFVYDVDRLQKMYNYLNTHGKLFYIEYNNELVGDISLTDDNEITIVVCKEFQNKHIGRNCVKKILELAKENGLKSVTANIYAFNHQSRKMFEAVGFKQIDEELFEYKF; encoded by the coding sequence ATGAACACAATTACCGTAAATGAAAACATCAAACTTATTCCCTATTTTGAAAATTACGATACTACTTTGAAATGGTACGAAGATAAGGATGTGTGCAAACAAGTAGACAACATTGATTTCGTATACGATGTTGATAGGCTTCAAAAAATGTACAATTACTTGAATACTCATGGAAAGTTGTTCTACATTGAATACAATAACGAATTAGTTGGAGATATTTCCTTGACTGATGACAATGAAATAACAATAGTTGTGTGCAAAGAGTTTCAAAACAAACACATTGGTAGAAATTGTGTCAAAAAGATTTTGGAATTAGCAAAAGAAAATGGATTAAAATCTGTCACGGCAAATATCTACGCTTTTAATCATCAAAGCAGAAAAATGTTTGAAGCTGTAGGTTTTAAGCAAATCGATGAAGAATTATTTGAATACAAATTTTAA
- the rlmD gene encoding 23S rRNA (uracil(1939)-C(5))-methyltransferase RlmD produces the protein MKKILEAKVEYNVFPNKGICKIDDNLYSIKNTIQGQTISFQRKRKKKGFIEGKLVEKLENSPLETIEGCPVNERCGGCIYQKLEYDVECDLKKKTLTELYKDIYDEDITFHPSPILQGYRNKMEYTFGDSVKGGPLVLGLHTKNKFYEITDTVDCNIIDEGFNKIRQAVQEYFRDKNYEFFKKIKHTGLLRHFIIRKSFSEDEYMINLVTTSDEFDVNDFVEFAKQIDNRIVSIYHTINDNISDAVIVDKLELLYGKEYLTEKINGLEFRISPFSFFQPNPAQAEQIYNRALELAGDLSGKNVYDLYCGTGTIAQIFAKKAESVIGVEIVAEAVEKAQENAELNGLTNTEFICDDCLNFMEKVEKKDVVVLDPPRDGIHPKAIDRLIDINPDKFIYISCNPITQRMDLDKFIEKGYKIKSLEFFDQFPRTYHCEAVVLLEKK, from the coding sequence ATGAAAAAAATTTTAGAGGCAAAAGTAGAATACAATGTATTTCCCAACAAGGGAATTTGCAAAATAGACGATAATTTGTATTCTATAAAAAACACAATTCAAGGACAAACAATCTCTTTTCAACGAAAAAGAAAGAAAAAGGGATTTATTGAAGGAAAACTAGTTGAAAAATTAGAAAACTCCCCTCTTGAAACTATTGAAGGTTGTCCTGTAAATGAAAGATGCGGCGGTTGTATTTATCAAAAATTAGAGTATGATGTGGAGTGCGATTTGAAGAAAAAAACACTCACTGAATTGTACAAAGATATTTACGATGAGGATATTACTTTTCATCCATCGCCTATTTTACAAGGCTACAGAAACAAAATGGAATACACTTTTGGAGATAGTGTCAAAGGTGGTCCACTTGTTTTGGGACTTCACACTAAAAACAAATTCTACGAAATAACAGACACCGTAGATTGCAATATAATAGATGAAGGCTTCAACAAAATCAGACAAGCTGTTCAAGAATATTTTCGCGACAAAAATTACGAATTTTTCAAAAAAATAAAACATACTGGACTTTTGAGACACTTCATAATCAGAAAAAGTTTCAGTGAAGATGAGTACATGATTAATTTGGTAACCACAAGTGATGAGTTTGATGTGAATGATTTCGTCGAATTTGCAAAGCAAATCGACAACAGAATCGTGTCGATTTATCACACAATTAACGATAATATTTCTGATGCGGTAATTGTCGACAAATTAGAATTGTTGTACGGCAAAGAATATTTGACAGAAAAAATAAACGGATTGGAATTTAGAATATCTCCATTTTCATTCTTTCAGCCAAATCCAGCACAAGCAGAACAAATTTATAACAGAGCCTTGGAATTGGCCGGAGATTTGTCAGGAAAAAACGTCTACGATTTGTACTGTGGAACAGGAACCATCGCACAAATTTTTGCAAAAAAAGCTGAAAGCGTAATCGGAGTCGAAATAGTTGCTGAAGCAGTCGAAAAAGCACAAGAAAACGCAGAACTAAACGGATTGACTAACACAGAGTTCATATGCGATGATTGCTTGAATTTTATGGAAAAAGTTGAGAAAAAAGACGTAGTAGTTCTCGATCCTCCACGAGATGGAATTCATCCAAAAGCAATCGATAGATTAATCGACATCAATCCCGATAAATTCATCTACATTTCTTGCAATCCCATAACACAAAGAATGGATTTGGACAAATTTATCGAAAAAGGGTATAAAATCAAGTCATTGGAGTTCTTCGATCAGTTCCCAAGAACTTACCACTGCGAAGCTGTTGTGCTGTTGGAGAAAAAGTAG
- a CDS encoding Abi family protein — protein MHRDGLYPYLQIENYSNSKHQLNYVLKTIANLSNTISRENKNLNGKKPIKHYIKKHDSIPLWVLVNFLTLGNISYFYNSLDESLQNMIARDFGERYKESYKSKEKISKTELTEIIKICNFFRNVCAHDEVMYSFSLSKMGQTAVFEKFFDEKYTGKNLHDLILVLKLVIPKEEYKYLVAALANIKSKYRRKFKSISVDYFFRISGFSDNSLK, from the coding sequence ATACATAGAGATGGATTGTATCCTTACCTACAAATCGAAAATTATTCAAACTCAAAACACCAATTAAATTATGTATTAAAAACAATAGCAAATTTGTCCAATACTATAAGTAGAGAGAATAAGAATTTAAACGGTAAGAAACCGATTAAACATTATATAAAAAAACATGACAGTATACCTCTTTGGGTACTTGTAAACTTCCTTACTTTAGGAAATATATCTTATTTCTACAACTCTCTTGATGAGTCACTTCAAAATATGATTGCTAGAGATTTTGGTGAAAGATACAAGGAAAGCTATAAATCTAAAGAAAAAATTAGTAAGACAGAACTTACAGAAATAATTAAAATCTGCAATTTTTTTAGAAATGTTTGTGCTCACGATGAAGTAATGTATTCTTTCTCTTTGAGTAAAATGGGGCAAACGGCTGTTTTTGAAAAGTTTTTTGATGAGAAATATACAGGTAAAAATTTGCATGACTTAATTTTAGTTCTTAAACTAGTAATTCCTAAAGAAGAATACAAGTATTTAGTGGCAGCATTAGCAAATATTAAAAGCAAATACAGGAGAAAATTTAAAAGTATATCTGTTGATTATTTTTTTAGAATTTCAGGATTTAGCGATAATAGTTTGAAATAA
- a CDS encoding Abi family protein, with protein MSKPFKTYDEQIEILSSRGLNIDNPDNAKIILSQLNYYNLINGYKTPFLDLKVSTEDEDKYKDGSSFQEIFYLHEMDRELKEVVFFFITSF; from the coding sequence ATGAGCAAGCCATTTAAAACTTATGATGAGCAAATTGAAATTCTTTCTTCAAGAGGTCTAAATATTGATAATCCAGATAATGCTAAAATTATTTTATCACAATTGAATTACTATAATTTGATTAATGGATATAAAACTCCATTCTTGGACCTTAAGGTTTCAACTGAAGATGAAGATAAATATAAGGATGGTAGTAGTTTTCAAGAAATTTTTTACCTGCACGAAATGGATCGTGAATTGAAGGAAGTAGTTTTTTTTTTCATTACTTCGTTTTGA
- a CDS encoding glycerol dehydrogenase yields MLKLIRTPQKYVQGKDALNEFAKYARDYGNRFLFVSSKRGLNDCQEKIEKSFEGTDAFRKYEIFSGISSNGEIERMRKIVVDEKIDAVVGIGGGSAIDTAKATAFYENKPVLVVPTVVATDAPCTGLSVIYNDDHTFDRYIFYPDNPNMVIVDTTIIANAPVRFLVAGMGDALGTYYEARSCKKVDAPSLENGGISESAMALCKLCNEILFEHGEIAKKSVENHLLNESVEKVIEAATYLSGVGADNGGLAAAHSIYNGFTEIEGVSAMHGEIVAFGTIVQLLMESAPKDELMKVMDFCYKVGLPITLNDMNIKAENIMVGCEKACVEGETIHNVVGEINPERLRDFVLTADVLGTRYYEEHKRF; encoded by the coding sequence ATGCTAAAATTAATTAGAACACCTCAAAAATACGTTCAAGGCAAAGACGCTTTGAACGAATTTGCCAAATATGCAAGAGATTATGGAAACAGGTTTTTGTTCGTATCTTCAAAAAGAGGATTGAATGATTGCCAAGAAAAAATAGAAAAAAGTTTTGAAGGAACTGACGCTTTCAGAAAATATGAAATTTTCTCTGGAATTTCTTCTAATGGAGAAATCGAGAGAATGAGAAAAATCGTCGTTGATGAAAAAATCGATGCGGTTGTTGGAATTGGTGGAGGATCTGCTATTGATACTGCAAAGGCTACGGCGTTTTATGAAAACAAACCAGTTTTGGTAGTTCCTACAGTTGTAGCGACTGACGCTCCATGTACTGGACTTTCAGTTATTTACAATGACGATCACACATTTGACAGATATATTTTCTATCCAGATAATCCTAACATGGTAATCGTGGATACTACAATAATTGCCAACGCTCCTGTTAGATTTTTGGTTGCAGGAATGGGAGATGCTTTGGGAACTTACTACGAAGCTAGAAGTTGCAAAAAAGTTGATGCGCCTTCACTTGAAAATGGTGGAATTAGTGAATCAGCGATGGCTCTTTGTAAATTGTGCAATGAGATTTTGTTTGAACATGGAGAAATCGCCAAGAAATCTGTGGAAAATCATTTGTTGAACGAATCTGTTGAAAAAGTTATTGAAGCAGCAACTTATCTAAGTGGTGTTGGGGCAGACAATGGCGGACTTGCAGCGGCACATTCTATCTACAACGGATTTACTGAAATAGAAGGCGTTTCTGCAATGCACGGAGAAATCGTAGCTTTTGGTACGATTGTGCAATTGTTGATGGAATCAGCTCCAAAAGATGAGTTGATGAAGGTAATGGATTTCTGCTACAAAGTTGGACTTCCAATCACTTTGAATGATATGAATATAAAAGCCGAAAATATTATGGTAGGTTGCGAAAAAGCCTGTGTTGAAGGAGAAACTATTCACAACGTAGTTGGAGAAATCAATCCAGAAAGATTAAGAGATTTCGTATTGACAGCTGATGTTTTGGGTACAAGATACTACGAAGAACACAAAAGATTCTAG
- a CDS encoding GNAT family N-acetyltransferase, whose amino-acid sequence MKLKLIKLTKEYELKLGEMIDEWKIDQEMNNTNTSPWSIFKNDYHDFDYYLNNLEIKSKTENKVPDSVFFLLDEERDRLLGAVNIRHYLNESLLKEGGHIGDGIRPSERRKGYATEMVRLALIECKNLGIERVLMICDKENIGSAKSIIKNCGVLENEFVNSDGKTIQRYWIDN is encoded by the coding sequence ATGAAACTAAAATTAATTAAACTAACTAAAGAGTATGAATTAAAGCTTGGTGAGATGATCGATGAATGGAAGATTGACCAAGAAATGAATAACACAAACACTTCTCCGTGGTCAATATTTAAAAATGATTACCATGATTTTGACTATTATCTAAATAACTTAGAAATAAAATCTAAAACTGAAAATAAAGTTCCAGATTCAGTTTTCTTCCTTTTAGATGAAGAAAGAGATAGACTTTTAGGAGCTGTAAATATTCGCCACTATTTAAATGAGTCACTTTTGAAAGAAGGTGGACATATTGGAGATGGAATAAGACCCAGTGAGAGAAGAAAAGGCTATGCCACAGAAATGGTAAGACTAGCTTTGATAGAGTGTAAAAATTTGGGAATTGAAAGAGTACTTATGATTTGTGATAAAGAAAATATCGGATCAGCTAAGTCTATTATTAAAAATTGTGGAGTACTTGAAAATGAGTTTGTTAACTCAGATGGTAAGACAATTCAAAGATATTGGATAGACAATTAA
- a CDS encoding nuclear transport factor 2 family protein, translated as MNNRELIIKLWFKMWLEQKDFGIDNIFADNVVYTECWGPRYSDKKTIKIWFDEWNTRGKVIKWDILQIFHHENQSVVQWIFECKMSNGDISSFEGISLILWNDSDKIIELKEFQCDINTYNPYENGKTPKFRDDF; from the coding sequence ATGAATAATAGAGAATTAATTATAAAATTGTGGTTTAAAATGTGGCTAGAACAAAAAGACTTTGGAATAGATAACATTTTTGCTGATAATGTTGTCTACACAGAATGTTGGGGTCCAAGGTACTCAGATAAAAAAACTATAAAGATATGGTTTGATGAATGGAATACTCGCGGTAAGGTTATAAAATGGGATATTTTACAAATATTTCATCATGAAAACCAATCAGTTGTTCAGTGGATTTTTGAATGTAAAATGAGTAACGGTGACATTTCAAGTTTTGAAGGAATTTCGCTTATTTTATGGAATGATTCAGACAAAATTATTGAACTAAAAGAATTTCAATGTGATATCAACACCTACAATCCTTATGAAAATGGAAAAACACCTAAATTCAGGGATGATTTCTAA
- a CDS encoding helix-turn-helix domain-containing protein — protein MKYSYEFKRECVQLYREGKWPNTPEGVKEKRFHDTIKEWFKLEEKHGPEILKHGNNIEWTTDEKLEVVSKVLAGNTIGSVAIEIGINRGQLYSWVNKYKNYGYNGLVNRKRGCKSKNTSMKKKNIHKPRKLNESEREELIRLRAENEYIKAENEIIKKEIALREERYAAQLKAKKQRLSKNLKKKDTD, from the coding sequence ATGAAATATAGTTATGAATTTAAAAGAGAATGTGTGCAGTTGTATAGAGAAGGTAAATGGCCTAATACACCTGAAGGAGTTAAAGAAAAGAGATTTCATGACACAATTAAAGAATGGTTTAAGTTAGAAGAAAAGCATGGTCCAGAAATTTTAAAACATGGAAATAATATCGAGTGGACAACTGATGAAAAGCTAGAAGTGGTCAGCAAAGTATTAGCTGGAAACACAATAGGTTCTGTAGCAATTGAAATCGGAATTAATCGTGGACAACTTTATTCATGGGTTAACAAGTATAAAAATTATGGATATAATGGTCTTGTAAATAGAAAGAGAGGTTGTAAATCTAAAAATACAAGCATGAAAAAGAAAAATATCCATAAGCCAAGGAAACTTAATGAATCTGAAAGAGAAGAGCTCATAAGACTTAGAGCGGAAAATGAATATATAAAAGCAGAAAACGAAATAATAAAAAAAGAGATCGCCTTGAGAGAAGAACGTTACGCTGCGCAACTCAAGGCGAAAAAGCAGCGATTGTCAAAGAACTTAAAGAAAAAGGATACAGACTAA
- a CDS encoding DUF3783 domain-containing protein: MARSILIYNMPENIKEFLKIESEKHDFEIIECDDSDLCTKISVLLKEEDGDKIECAEEGVDINFLMINKFNNQILNRFLKDMQRENVYIPNKCVTTEHNINWPLKQLLLENKEEHEVMMIYKELAALRSQAIQLYKENDDDELYETITEVTEYMQPKEFEKDELIRRFNHLKSVIERIG; the protein is encoded by the coding sequence ATGGCTAGATCGATTTTAATTTACAATATGCCTGAAAATATTAAAGAATTTTTGAAGATTGAATCTGAAAAACACGATTTTGAAATAATTGAATGTGACGATTCTGATTTGTGCACTAAAATATCTGTGCTTTTAAAAGAAGAAGACGGTGACAAAATTGAGTGTGCTGAAGAAGGTGTGGATATTAATTTTCTAATGATTAATAAGTTCAACAATCAAATTTTGAATAGATTTTTGAAGGATATGCAACGTGAAAATGTCTACATTCCAAACAAATGCGTGACAACTGAGCACAATATTAATTGGCCACTTAAACAACTTCTTTTGGAAAATAAAGAAGAACACGAAGTGATGATGATTTACAAGGAACTTGCAGCTCTTAGGTCACAAGCTATCCAATTGTACAAAGAAAATGACGATGATGAACTTTACGAAACTATCACCGAAGTCACTGAGTATATGCAACCAAAAGAATTTGAAAAGGATGAACTTATCAGAAGATTCAACCACTTAAAATCAGTTATAGAAAGAATTGGCTAG
- a CDS encoding ATP-dependent DNA helicase translates to MKKEIKLSVRDLVEYTERSGDIDDRFRNVFDRAKEGQKIHKMIQKEYDIGFLPEVTLKNTTLYKSVNYIVEGRADGIGIKNGKTLIDEIKSTTRDLEELEYNSNKYHWAQVKCYGYFYALDNDLEDIDLQLTYYQTDTKKIKFIRQNFTFEELKEFYFSLLEKYSVFTELITQHIKNRDESIQNLSFPYPAFRAGQKYLSQNVYSATKQGVDLMVEAATGIGKTISTLFPSIKAMGEDLTDKIFYLTAKSTLKKACNDQLYLMKQKGLIIKSVEIIAKNKVCINNEVKCNPNDCEFAKGHYDRVNKCILDMLENEDIIVEEIIKKYAFKYRVCPLELELDLSNFCDIVICDYNYVFDPVVYLKRFFEVPYLRMSLLVDEAHNLVSRGRDMYSYSLSFNQLMDCCDELVDDKKELKIKRNLKKIAQQIKDEALGKPVNTYEDLSVDLIDYCVRCKESMTKFLVEDKDKPYYDKVLDVYFEINKFLKISDYYDDSFVTLIKSENDDVIYNIMCLNTHNIFKNILKKCKSNVFFSATLSPMTYFADVLGLEKFYNIRLESPFPKENLKVNHINISTRFKDREDTKYKIAEILRKINEKPGNKLIFFPSYSYLESVYEICGFDILTQERTLTDMERLEFLSQFTTSSNIMAFCVLGGVFSEGVDLSGDRLNTVGIISVGLPGISVENDLIKKYFDENGKNGFDYAYVYPGMNKVHQAGGRLIRTDTDTGELFLIDDRFDSYPYKSLLPNSWK, encoded by the coding sequence ATGAAAAAAGAAATCAAACTTTCTGTCAGAGATTTGGTTGAATACACTGAACGAAGTGGCGACATAGACGATAGGTTCAGAAATGTGTTCGACAGAGCAAAAGAAGGACAGAAAATCCACAAAATGATTCAAAAAGAATACGATATTGGATTTTTGCCGGAAGTTACTCTCAAAAACACTACCCTCTACAAATCGGTAAATTACATCGTAGAAGGAAGAGCTGACGGAATAGGAATAAAAAATGGGAAAACTTTAATAGATGAAATAAAATCAACTACGCGTGACTTGGAAGAATTGGAATACAATTCGAACAAATATCACTGGGCGCAAGTAAAATGCTACGGGTATTTTTACGCTTTGGACAACGATTTGGAAGATATTGATTTGCAACTTACTTATTATCAAACTGATACCAAAAAAATCAAATTTATCAGGCAAAACTTTACTTTTGAAGAATTGAAGGAATTTTATTTTTCGTTGTTAGAAAAATATTCCGTGTTCACAGAATTAATCACACAACACATAAAAAATCGCGACGAATCCATTCAGAACTTGTCATTTCCATATCCTGCGTTTAGAGCTGGGCAGAAGTATCTTAGCCAAAACGTATACTCTGCAACCAAGCAGGGCGTGGATTTGATGGTGGAAGCTGCAACTGGTATCGGCAAAACTATTTCTACGCTTTTTCCTTCGATAAAAGCTATGGGAGAAGATTTGACGGACAAGATTTTTTATTTGACTGCAAAATCCACTCTCAAAAAAGCCTGCAACGACCAATTATATTTGATGAAACAAAAAGGTTTGATAATAAAATCAGTCGAAATAATCGCAAAAAACAAAGTCTGCATCAATAATGAAGTGAAATGCAATCCAAATGATTGCGAATTTGCGAAAGGTCACTACGACAGGGTGAACAAATGCATTCTTGATATGCTTGAGAACGAAGATATTATAGTGGAAGAAATCATCAAAAAATACGCATTCAAATACAGAGTGTGTCCGTTGGAGTTGGAGCTGGATTTGTCCAATTTCTGTGACATTGTGATTTGCGATTACAATTACGTTTTTGATCCGGTAGTTTATCTGAAAAGATTTTTCGAAGTTCCTTATCTGAGAATGTCGCTATTGGTCGATGAAGCGCATAATTTGGTGAGTCGTGGGCGTGATATGTATTCGTATTCATTGAGTTTCAATCAACTTATGGACTGTTGTGATGAGCTTGTAGATGATAAAAAAGAACTCAAAATCAAACGCAATTTGAAGAAAATCGCTCAGCAAATAAAAGACGAAGCTTTGGGAAAACCAGTCAACACTTACGAGGATTTGTCGGTTGATTTGATTGATTATTGCGTCCGATGCAAAGAATCTATGACGAAATTCTTGGTAGAAGATAAGGACAAGCCGTACTACGACAAGGTATTGGATGTGTATTTTGAAATCAATAAATTTTTGAAGATTTCTGATTACTACGACGATTCTTTCGTCACTCTGATAAAATCAGAAAACGATGATGTCATTTACAACATCATGTGCTTGAACACGCACAATATTTTCAAAAATATTTTGAAAAAGTGTAAATCAAATGTGTTTTTCTCAGCGACTTTGTCTCCTATGACCTACTTTGCAGATGTATTGGGCTTGGAAAAATTCTACAACATAAGATTAGAATCTCCTTTCCCAAAAGAGAATTTGAAAGTAAATCATATCAACATTTCCACAAGATTCAAAGACCGCGAAGATACGAAATATAAAATTGCAGAAATCCTTCGAAAAATCAACGAAAAGCCTGGAAACAAGCTCATATTCTTCCCTTCTTATTCGTACTTGGAATCTGTGTATGAGATTTGTGGTTTCGATATTTTAACACAAGAAAGAACGCTTACCGATATGGAAAGGTTGGAATTTTTATCCCAATTTACAACAAGTTCAAACATAATGGCGTTTTGTGTTTTAGGTGGAGTTTTCAGTGAGGGCGTTGATTTGAGCGGCGACAGATTGAATACTGTAGGAATAATTTCTGTAGGTCTTCCTGGAATTAGCGTAGAAAATGATTTGATCAAAAAATATTTCGACGAAAATGGAAAAAACGGATTCGATTACGCTTATGTGTATCCAGGAATGAACAAGGTACACCAAGCTGGTGGAAGATTGATTAGAACAGACACAGATACGGGAGAATTATTTTTGATTGACGATAGGTTTGATTCATATCCTTACAAATCACTTCTTCCGAATAGCTGGAAATAA
- a CDS encoding ATP-binding protein, with product MKFIGRDNELEKLNTEFSKENFSMCVIYGRRRVGKTYLIQKFMEEKAGSYFVGVESDKFINLNHLSQSIYKACDYDENLPAFIDIDHAFRFLFEYSVNHRIAFVIDEYPYIAESFPSISSVLQNLIDEYKTTSKLFLILCGSSMSFMENQVLGYKSPLYGRRSIQLKINPFSYKESAKFVENYSNNDKAIVFGLTGGVAEYLVFFDDSISLQENIINNFLSVQGRLYEEPSNLLKQELRDPKRYNDILYLISHGHNKVSEISNKLGVQSGSISPYLESLIELGIIERKTPVTNRKSNRPIYLIKDTMFNFWYKFVQPNLNLINLELGHRVYSEKIENCINDYMGKIFEKISIEYLEYRIISGDLSFLPTDYGNWWGNDSLRKKQSEIDILAYDSENYLFVECKWRNGLCPKSVLNELIEKSKIFNSNQKYYWIVSMSGFEDFSYDDNVELITLDDLYA from the coding sequence ATGAAATTTATTGGTCGTGATAATGAACTAGAAAAACTAAATACAGAATTTTCTAAGGAAAATTTTTCCATGTGTGTAATTTATGGTCGAAGAAGAGTCGGGAAAACTTATTTGATTCAAAAATTTATGGAAGAAAAAGCTGGATCGTATTTTGTCGGTGTAGAATCTGATAAGTTTATCAACTTGAATCATTTATCACAATCAATTTATAAGGCATGTGATTATGATGAAAATTTACCTGCATTTATTGATATTGATCATGCTTTTAGATTTTTATTCGAATATTCCGTGAATCACAGAATTGCGTTCGTTATTGATGAATATCCATACATTGCTGAGTCCTTCCCATCAATTTCCTCAGTTCTTCAAAATTTGATTGATGAATATAAAACTACAAGCAAATTGTTTTTGATATTATGTGGTTCATCTATGAGTTTTATGGAAAACCAAGTTTTAGGATATAAAAGCCCTCTTTATGGAAGAAGATCAATTCAACTTAAAATCAATCCTTTTTCATATAAAGAATCTGCAAAATTTGTAGAGAATTATTCTAATAATGACAAGGCAATTGTTTTTGGATTAACTGGCGGAGTTGCTGAATATCTAGTTTTTTTTGATGATTCCATTAGTTTACAAGAAAATATAATCAATAATTTTCTGTCTGTTCAAGGTAGATTATACGAAGAACCTTCTAATTTATTGAAACAAGAACTCAGGGACCCAAAAAGATACAACGATATTTTGTATTTGATTTCCCATGGACATAACAAAGTATCTGAAATATCTAATAAATTAGGTGTGCAATCTGGCTCAATCAGTCCTTATCTTGAAAGTTTGATAGAACTTGGAATTATTGAAAGAAAAACTCCTGTAACTAATCGCAAATCCAATCGCCCTATTTATTTGATTAAAGACACGATGTTTAATTTCTGGTACAAATTTGTACAACCTAATCTCAATTTGATCAACCTTGAATTAGGTCACAGAGTATACTCAGAAAAAATAGAAAATTGCATAAATGATTATATGGGTAAAATTTTCGAAAAAATCTCAATAGAATACTTGGAATACAGAATAATATCTGGAGATTTGAGCTTCTTACCTACCGATTATGGAAATTGGTGGGGTAATGATTCTCTTCGTAAAAAACAATCGGAGATTGATATATTAGCTTATGACAGTGAAAATTATCTGTTCGTGGAATGCAAATGGAGAAATGGACTTTGTCCGAAATCTGTACTCAATGAACTAATTGAAAAATCGAAAATATTTAACAGCAACCAAAAATATTACTGGATAGTTAGCATGTCTGGTTTTGAAGATTTTTCGTACGATGACAATGTTGAGCTTATTACGTTAGATGATCTGTACGCTTAG